In Thunnus albacares chromosome 10, fThuAlb1.1, whole genome shotgun sequence, a single window of DNA contains:
- the cetn2 gene encoding caltractin, with the protein MATSAKRPSLQGPVPPPRKKSSPKPELTEEQRQEIREAFELFDTDGSGYIDVKELKVAMRALGFEPKKEEIKKMIGEVDKDGTGKISFTDFLSVMTQKMAEKDSKEEILKAFRLFDDDETGKISFKNLKRVAKELGENLTDEELQEMIDEADRDGDGEVNQQEFLRIMKKTCLY; encoded by the exons ATG GCAACCAGTGCCAAGAGACCATCCCTGCAGGGTCCGGTGCCCCCTCCTCGCAAGAAGTCAAGCCCCAAACCAGAGCTGACTGAGGAGCAGAGGCAGGAGATCAGGGAGGCCTTTGAGCTGTTTGACACTGACGGATCTGGATACATCGATGTCAAAGAGCTCAAG GTTGCGATGAGAGCACTGGGGTTCGAACCCAAGAAAGAGGAGATCAAGAAGATGATTGGTGAGGTGGATAAGGATGGAACAGGGAAGATCTCCTTCACTGACTTCTTGAGTGTCATGACACAGAAAATG GCTGAGAAGGATTCCAAAGAGGAGATCCTGAAAGCTTTCCGCCTTTTTGATGATGACGAGACAGGGAAGATCTCGTTCAAGAATCTGAAGAGAGTAGCCAAAGAGCTCGGAGAGAACCTCacagatgaagagctgcag GAAATGATTGACGAggcagacagagatggagacgGGGAAGTGAACCAGCAAGAGTTCCTGCGAATTATGAAGAAAACCTGCCTGTACTGA